In Flavobacteriales bacterium, the following proteins share a genomic window:
- the rplD gene encoding 50S ribosomal protein L4, with protein MELEILNIQGKKTSKKVKLNDSIFGVEPNDHAIYLDVKQYLANKRQGTSKTKQRAEVDYSTRKLKRQKGTGGARAGSIKSPLFKQGGNIHGPQPRDYDFKLNKKLKKIARKSALTYKAKENGIMVIEDFQMDKPRTKEFVSMLKNLSLEGKKTLFVVPESNANIFLSSRNLEKSKVVPASELNTYDIMNANNIILVEGSIQKIETVLNN; from the coding sequence AGACCAGCAAGAAAGTTAAGCTGAACGACTCGATTTTCGGAGTTGAGCCTAATGATCATGCAATCTATCTCGACGTTAAGCAATATCTTGCTAACAAACGTCAAGGGACTTCTAAAACTAAGCAACGTGCAGAAGTAGATTACTCTACACGTAAATTGAAGCGTCAAAAAGGTACCGGTGGTGCACGTGCGGGTAGTATTAAATCTCCACTCTTCAAACAAGGGGGAAATATCCACGGTCCACAACCACGTGACTATGATTTTAAGTTGAACAAAAAACTTAAAAAGATTGCACGTAAATCAGCGCTTACATATAAGGCAAAAGAAAACGGAATTATGGTTATTGAGGATTTCCAAATGGATAAACCTCGTACTAAGGAGTTCGTTTCAATGCTGAAGAACTTGTCGCTCGAAGGGAAAAAAACATTATTTGTTGTTCCCGAATCAAATGCAAACATTTTCCTTTCTTCCAGAAATCTTGAAAAAAGTAAAGTTGTTCCTGCATCAGAACTGAATACTTATGATATTATGAATGCAAACAATATCATTTTGGTAGAAGGTAGCATTCAGAAAATCGAAACCGTTTTAAATAATTAA